One Brassica napus cultivar Da-Ae chromosome C2, Da-Ae, whole genome shotgun sequence DNA window includes the following coding sequences:
- the LOC125582237 gene encoding uncharacterized protein LOC125582237: METRDIVLESTSGKLQRICELHPAYLPLQYPLLFPYGEDGFRLNIPIGFEDSTARKRKNVTMREYFAFRILERRWEAPTITRSGRLFHQFLVDAYTMIESSRLRYLWLNQKKLRSSSYAAIQKAATRAGAKMAEQGSRIFIPATFTGGKRYMKQHYYDAMALCKYHGFPDIFITFTCNPKWPEVTRYLKKYNLTTEDRPEILCRVFKMKLDNLIGELTKKNGSLFGPVAAVMYTIEFQKRGMPHAHILVFMEKGSKFPTADDIDKIISAEIPDKIVDPDLYVIVGDCMMHGPCGAAKKDNVCMVNGKCSKMFPKPLNIRTSIDANGFPAYMRRIDGRFIEKNGIRLDNGFVVPYNRDLMLRYRAHMNVEWCVQTRAVKYLFKYIHKGPDYASAAMDKEDEDGVIDEIKTYYDCRYITACESSWRILAFPTHFRTTSVEKLGFHLPDQELVFFDEDEPIESILNKKTVNQTMFLAWFIANRKYAEARELTYAEFPTKFVWKSSTREWVPRKRGFAIGRIANIQPSCDELYFLRVLLNWVRGPTSYEDIRTVDGVLYHTYEDACYALGLMDDDKEFIEAIKDASDCSSATYARKLFARMLVSKSLSQPHVVWEATWEYLTDDILYKKRRENGRPDMNLTIEQIKNIALTEIENHLLSNGRSLKKWPHMPKPENLGDYNGNRLIDDELNYVVKDQLKENERLMAMITDEQRGVYEQILDAVLNDIGGVFFLYGYGST; this comes from the exons atggaGACACGAGATATTGTTCTAGAGAGTACAAGTGGAAAGTTGCAAAGGATATGTGAATTACATCCGGCGTATTTGCCTCTGCAATATCCACTATTGTTTCCATATGGAGAGGATGGCTTTCGATTAAATATTCCTATTGGTTTTGAAGACAGCACTGCGAGAAAACGCAAGAATGTAACTATGCGTGAGTACTTTGCATTTCGGATTTTAGAGAGGAGGTGGGAAGCACCTACAATTACAAGATCAGGCAGATTGTTTCATCAGTTCCTTGTGGACGCTTACACAATGATAGAATCGAGTAGACTACGTTACTTGTGGCTGAATCAGAAAAAGCTCCGGTCAAGTAGTTACGCTGCAATCCAGAAAGCAGCTACAAGAGCTGGAGCTAAGATGGCGGAACAAGGGAGCCGAATTTTCATTCCAGCAACTTTCACCGGGGGAAAAAGGTATATGAAGCAGCACTACTATGATGCCATGGCTCTGTGCAAATACCATGGATTTCCCGATATTTTCATCACTTTTACGTGTAATCCAAAATGGCCTGAAGTTACAAGGTATCTGAAAAAATATAACCTGACCACCGAAGACAGGCCAGAAATATTGTGTAGAGTTTTCAAGATGAAACTCGATAATCTTATCGGCGAGTTGACTAAAAAGAACGGCTCCTTATTCGGTCCTGTTGCTGCAG tAATGTACACGATTGAGTTTCAAAAAAGAGGAATGCCACACGCTCATATTCTTGTCTTCATGGAAAAAGGATCAAAATTTCCAACAGCCGATGATATAGATAAGATTATTTCCGCTGAAATACCAGACAAGATAGTAGATCCAGACCTGTATGTGATCGTTGGGGATTGTATGATGCATGGTCCTTGCGGTGCAGCAAAGAAGGATAATGTATGTATGGTTAACGGTAAATGTTCTAAGATGTTTCCGAAACCCCTCAACATCAGGACATCGATTGACGCAAATGGATTTCCAGCTTACATGCGTCGGATTGATGGTAGGTTCATTGAGAAAAATGGAATCAGATTAGACAATGGATTTGTTGTACCATACAACAGAGACCTCATGCTTCGATATCGCGCCCATATGAATGTAGAGTGGTGCGTCCAAACACGAGCtgttaagtatcttttcaaataTATTCATAAGGGACCTGATTATGCCTCAGCTGCAATggataaagaagatgaagatggtgTCATTGACGAAATCAAAACATATTACGACTGCag ATATATTACTGCATGCGAGTCGTCTTGGCGGATTCTTGCTTTTCCTACACATTTTCGTACTACTTCTGTAGAGAAACTTGGCTTTCATCTTCCGGATCAGGAACTGGTATTTTTTGATGAAGATGAACCTATTGAGAGTATTCTCAACAAAAAGACTGTCAACCAAACCATGTTTTTGGCCTGGTTCATAGCAAACAGAAAATATGCAGAGGCAAGAGAGTTGACATATGCGGAATTTCCAACAAAATTCGTTTGGAAATCAAGTACGAGAGAATGGGTACCACGGAAACGAGGCTTTGCGATAGGGAGGATTGCGAATATTCAGCCATCATGTGATGAGCTATATTTCTTAAGAGTATTGCTAAACTGGGTAAGAGGGCCGACATCATACGAGGATATAAGAACAGTTGATGGTGTTTTATATCATACATACGAAGATGCTTGCTATGCGTTGGGATTAATGGATGATGACAAGGAATTCATAGAAGCTATCAAAGATGCCAGTGACTGTAGTTCTGCGACGTATGCAAGGAAGCTTTTTGCGAGAATGTTGGTTTCCAAATCGTTGTCTCAGCCTCATGTAGTGTGGGAAGCTACTTGGGAGTATCTTACCGACGATATTCTTTACAAGAAGCGGCGAGAAAATGGAAGACCTG ATATGAACTTGACCATAGAGCAGATCAAAAATATTGCTCTTACTGAGATCGAAAATCATTTGCTCAGCAATGGTCGTAGCCTCAAGAAATGGCCCCACATGCCAAAGCCAGAAAATTTAGGAGATTACAACGGCAATCGCCTTATAGATGATGAGCTTAATTATGTTGTGAAAGATCAGCTAAAGGAAAATGAAAGACTTATGGCGATGATAACAGATGAGCAAAGAGGGGTATACGAACAGATTCTGGATGCAGTTTTAAATGATATCGGTGGAGTGTTCTTTCTTTATGGTTATGGAAGCACATGA
- the LOC125581263 gene encoding ATP-dependent DNA helicase pif1-like, with protein sequence MMSRHCFETLDSTMRDVIRSCEEKLFGGKVVVFGGDFRQILPVIPGGGRAETVLAALNSSYLWEHCKVLRLTKNMRLLAGLPDDAAKELESFSNWILDIGDGKINLPNDGQVEIDIPSDLLIQNSGEDPIETMAKEVYGQAFQTSTDNDLYRHRAILTPTNDEVDKINDYMLSQLPGNMFYHLFLCSTNFVHITKQTDLHMLLGEEKVYLSSDSIIPSDVDIEENVVYPAKFLNSVKVAGLPRHCLKLKVGAPIMCLRNMDVADGLCNGTRLIVTQLLPHVIEGRIITGNKIAGHPVWIPRMFVTPPDTKFPFRMRRRQFPVTLAFAMTINKSQGQTLESVGLFLPRPVFSHGQLYVALSRVKSRSGLKILITGKEGKT encoded by the coding sequence ATGATGAGCAGACACTGTTTCGAAACGTTGGATAGCACTATGCGTGATGTTATAAGATCTTGTGAAGAAAAACTTTTTGGGGGTAAAGTTGTTGTTTTCGGTGGAGATTTCAGACAGATTTTACCGGTTATACCTGGAGGTGGTAGAGCAGAGACTGTTTTGGCGGCTCTGAATTCGTCATATCTTTGGGAGCATTGCAAAGTTCTGAGGCTAACAAAAAACATGAGATTGCTGGCTGGTCTTCCTGATGATGCAGCAAAAGAGCTTGAATCCTTCTCAAACTGGATTTTGGATATAGGagatggaaaaataaatttgccTAACGACGGTCAAGTTGAGATTGACATCCCTTCTGATTTGCTGATACAAAATAGTGGAGAAGACCCTATTGAGACTATGGCAAAAGAGGTTTATGGACAAGCATTTCAAACTTCAACAGATAACGATTTGTATAGACATCGAGCCATTCTTACTCCCACAAATGATGAAGTGGATAAAATAAATGACTACATGCTTTCGCAGTTGCCAGGTAACATGTTTTATCATTTATTCTTATGTTCAACTAACTTTGTACATATCACTAAACAAACGGATTTACATATGCTTTTAGGAGAAGAGAAGGTTTACCTTAGCTCTGACAGTATTATCCCATCCGATgttgacatagaagaaaatGTCGTATATCCTGCAAAGTTTTTGAACAGTGTTAAAGTGGCTGGACTGCCTAGACATTGCTTGAAGCTCAAGGTTGGTGCTCCTATCATGTGTCTTCGTAACATGGATGTTGCAGATGGTTTATGTAATGGTACTAGGCTAATTGTTACTCAGTTACTGCCCCATGTGATAGAAGGTAGAATTATAACCGGAAACAAAATTGCTGGACATCCGGTTTGGATCCCTAGAATGTTTGTCACACCACCTGACACCAAGTTTCCCTTCAGAATGCGTCGAAGACAGTTTCCAGTTACTTTGGCTTTCGCGATGACCATCAACAAAAGTCAAGGTCAAACACTGGAAAGTGTTGGGTTGTTTCTGCCTAGGCCAGTGTTCTCTCATGGTCAGCTCTACGttgcactttcaagagttaagtcgagatctggattgaaaatcctaataactggtaaagaagggaAAACGTAG